A part of Candidatus Electrothrix aestuarii genomic DNA contains:
- a CDS encoding ABC transporter ATP-binding protein → MTSSQSQASAINPADAEPYIGLRPFRENEQDRFFGRDSEISILLDKIRANRLTLLLAGSGVGKSSLLRAGIIPVLGNDEGAELIYHRDWAVLPGQALKQRISEHFSRKYHLADLGDRLNPLSIKDVLRACTIFSTGQQILILDQFEEFFNYQRFQPEFQPFIQELSAAVLDRSLAASFVFSMREDFALELNSFKKTLPGIFDNYFRLEKLTRDQARLAIEEPLKATGYCFAPKTENKEALLDQVLDDLAKREQERQFGVQDVMRLKELPLLVEPPHLQIVCRELWQRHRDDKAKQITHAAYEKAGRTAGILNSYFLGKIDLFGKKEQALASAAFDHLVGTRAIKIAHPLERLAELARADEKELQPVLDRLQDYAILRRQMRGDQFWYELYHDIFSGSIDHWNREFKSRQQIKRFAWRSFTVLIFGGFLFAVNNFRENYYDRYLQLSQKKNISDRIEVHQGRLRGWDFFHQRKFLYETPFLHQDIEADSSIKSLLEIK, encoded by the coding sequence ATGACTTCTTCTCAATCTCAAGCTTCTGCGATCAACCCTGCCGATGCTGAACCCTATATCGGGTTGCGACCTTTTCGGGAAAATGAACAAGATCGTTTTTTCGGTCGAGATAGCGAGATCAGCATTCTGTTGGATAAAATTCGTGCGAATCGCCTCACCTTGCTATTGGCGGGCAGCGGGGTGGGAAAAAGTTCTCTGCTCCGAGCCGGAATTATCCCGGTCCTTGGCAATGACGAAGGGGCCGAGCTCATTTATCACCGTGACTGGGCTGTCTTGCCGGGACAAGCCCTCAAACAACGCATCAGCGAGCATTTCAGCAGGAAATATCACCTTGCTGATCTTGGTGACCGTCTCAATCCGCTCTCAATCAAGGATGTCCTGCGAGCCTGCACCATCTTCAGTACTGGTCAGCAGATTCTGATCCTGGATCAATTCGAGGAGTTTTTCAACTACCAGCGGTTCCAGCCTGAGTTTCAGCCCTTTATTCAGGAGCTCAGTGCAGCGGTCCTTGATCGAAGTCTGGCAGCATCCTTTGTCTTTTCCATGCGTGAGGATTTCGCTCTGGAGCTGAACAGCTTTAAGAAAACTCTGCCCGGTATCTTTGATAATTATTTCCGCCTGGAGAAGTTAACTCGGGATCAGGCTCGTTTGGCCATTGAGGAACCGCTGAAGGCAACCGGGTATTGTTTTGCTCCGAAGACGGAAAATAAGGAGGCCCTGCTGGATCAGGTGTTGGATGATTTGGCCAAGCGGGAGCAGGAACGGCAGTTCGGGGTGCAGGATGTGATGCGCCTGAAAGAGTTGCCCCTGCTGGTGGAGCCTCCGCATTTGCAGATTGTCTGCCGGGAACTTTGGCAGAGGCATCGGGATGATAAGGCCAAGCAGATCACCCATGCCGCCTATGAAAAGGCGGGGAGAACAGCCGGGATACTGAACTCGTATTTTCTTGGCAAGATAGATTTGTTCGGTAAAAAAGAGCAGGCCCTTGCTTCAGCCGCCTTTGATCATCTGGTAGGAACGCGGGCCATCAAGATTGCCCATCCTTTGGAGCGCTTGGCAGAGTTGGCTCGGGCTGATGAGAAGGAATTGCAGCCAGTTTTGGATAGGTTGCAGGATTACGCGATTCTGCGGCGGCAGATGCGGGGGGATCAGTTTTGGTATGAGTTGTATCATGATATTTTTTCGGGATCTATTGACCATTGGAATAGGGAGTTTAAGTCACGGCAGCAAATAAAACGTTTTGCTTGGAGATCTTTTACTGTTCTAATTTTTGGAGGCTTTCTTTTTGCAGTGAATAATTTCCGAGAAAATTATTATGACCGTTATTTACAACTCAGTCAGAAAAAAAATATTTCTGACCGAATAGAAGTTCATCAGGGAAGGTTGAGGGGGTGGGATTTTTTTCACCAGCGAAAATTTCTCTATGAAACTCCTTTTCTTCATCAAGATATAGAGGCAGACAGTTCTATCAAATCGCTATTGGAGATAAAGTAA
- a CDS encoding SIR2 family protein, whose amino-acid sequence MLRKQFLAAELEELKKQWDLLCKRITSLEEERTLETRGEERLRLERTITQLKEERKCLEKEMLKLEAQAKGRDVVNSSERVQQAKTQLMVYAFDPVVGEVAQRIGIELHRMEQEGIAPEDEVILQTIRDLDEQRLSTTDFVRAFKKLVSEERRPKTGPEYAALADRLQRGRVALCLGQELSHLLGASLPSTEQIIKHLVGEQDFQGPLSQLCEQEEISLSSGRTELVDRIRSLFRPKNTTPPPLYDLLAQLETPLLIISTAYDDLLEQSLQGRRKFAVIYPNMREKTCLLRYSDQRELIVCTPEEISTHKPLEHGYTLIYRLRGGIIDDDRETLLLSERDYFSFTKLIEQVFPDYLGNKLDKCALWFLGHHPESWEERLLVKSLQELRDSRSLALVIQQKLSDFSRSFWKDNNVHCFDLNLSDFVRELVREAA is encoded by the coding sequence ATGCTCCGTAAACAATTTCTTGCTGCCGAGTTGGAAGAATTGAAAAAGCAATGGGATTTGCTCTGCAAAAGGATTACTTCTCTGGAAGAAGAAAGAACTTTGGAAACTCGGGGCGAAGAACGCCTACGGTTGGAGAGGACCATCACACAGCTGAAGGAAGAGCGGAAGTGCTTGGAAAAGGAGATGCTGAAGCTGGAGGCGCAGGCCAAAGGCCGCGATGTGGTTAATTCCAGCGAGCGGGTTCAGCAGGCCAAAACACAGCTGATGGTCTATGCCTTTGATCCAGTCGTTGGTGAGGTGGCCCAACGGATCGGTATTGAACTGCATCGGATGGAGCAGGAAGGGATTGCTCCTGAAGACGAGGTCATTCTGCAAACGATTCGCGACCTTGACGAACAGCGTCTCTCCACCACTGACTTTGTCCGCGCCTTTAAGAAGCTGGTCAGCGAGGAGCGCAGACCCAAAACCGGCCCGGAATATGCCGCTCTTGCTGACCGTTTGCAACGGGGGCGTGTGGCTCTCTGTCTGGGGCAGGAACTGTCCCATCTCCTCGGGGCCTCTCTGCCGTCTACTGAGCAGATCATCAAACATTTAGTAGGGGAGCAGGACTTTCAAGGACCGTTATCTCAGCTCTGTGAGCAGGAAGAAATCTCGCTGAGCAGTGGGCGAACAGAACTGGTGGACAGAATCCGCAGCCTGTTCAGGCCGAAAAACACCACGCCACCACCACTCTACGACTTATTGGCCCAGTTGGAAACGCCTCTGCTTATCATCTCTACGGCCTACGACGACCTGTTAGAACAGAGTTTGCAGGGCCGCAGGAAATTCGCTGTGATTTATCCAAATATGCGGGAGAAGACCTGCCTACTTCGTTATTCCGATCAGCGGGAACTAATCGTCTGTACTCCAGAGGAAATCTCCACCCACAAACCGCTTGAGCACGGCTATACCCTGATCTATCGCCTGCGGGGCGGAATTATCGACGACGACCGGGAAACCCTGCTCCTTTCGGAACGAGACTACTTCAGCTTCACCAAGCTTATTGAGCAGGTTTTTCCTGATTACCTTGGCAATAAACTGGACAAATGCGCCCTCTGGTTTCTTGGTCATCACCCAGAGAGCTGGGAGGAACGCCTGTTGGTCAAATCACTCCAGGAATTGCGGGATAGTCGTTCTTTAGCCCTGGTTATTCAACAGAAACTCTCTGACTTTTCCCGCAGCTTTTGGAAGGATAACAACGTGCATTGTTTTGACCTCAATCTCTCCGACTTTGTCCGGGAACTTGTTAGGGAGGCAGCATAA